The Phycisphaerales bacterium genome contains a region encoding:
- a CDS encoding MltA domain-containing protein: MSIAIHRLKLSTRSMLLSALCSAVLASGGCKSTQTTEITEPVAAKNYTQPLPPGVNPLRKVEDQALYRRLLEASYSPDDPLLLEASKRAAEWFRKPSAKGFFPVAGVTFDRARASVDALLEILQANPSQSQYVASVMDRFDLYESVGWDGSGEVLFTGYCAMDFDASRTRSSEFNFPLYTRPADLVVDERTGKVLGQRVGNTTRPYPTRREIEESGMLAGTELVYVRSPLDAYFIQVNGSAKLWLEDGSVMYLGYSGTNGREYTGLGATMIKRGIVDPSRVGLPFIKDYYKAHPQEVLDMIRDNDRYVFFTAYESSKWPAGSLGYRVTEKRTIATDKEVFPRGGAVIVDTRIPTFGRTFEPFTQLMFDQDTGGAIKAPGRGDLYMGEGAAAGLIAGRQYQEGRLYYLFLKESTLQADAGARR, from the coding sequence ATGAGCATCGCAATTCACCGTCTGAAGTTGTCCACGCGCTCCATGTTGCTCTCTGCGCTGTGCAGCGCGGTGCTGGCGTCGGGCGGGTGCAAGTCCACGCAGACCACGGAGATCACCGAGCCTGTTGCGGCCAAGAACTACACCCAGCCGCTGCCGCCCGGCGTTAACCCGCTGCGCAAGGTGGAGGACCAGGCCCTCTACCGCCGGCTGCTCGAAGCATCCTACAGCCCCGATGATCCCCTGCTGCTTGAAGCCAGCAAGCGGGCGGCCGAGTGGTTCCGCAAGCCGTCGGCCAAGGGCTTCTTCCCCGTGGCGGGGGTCACCTTTGACCGAGCCCGGGCCAGCGTCGATGCGCTGCTCGAGATCCTCCAGGCCAACCCGTCGCAATCGCAGTACGTCGCGAGCGTGATGGACCGGTTCGACCTGTACGAATCGGTCGGCTGGGACGGCAGCGGCGAAGTGCTCTTCACGGGCTACTGCGCCATGGACTTCGACGCCAGCCGCACGCGCAGCAGCGAGTTCAACTTCCCGCTCTACACGCGGCCGGCGGATCTGGTCGTCGATGAGCGGACCGGCAAGGTGCTCGGCCAGCGCGTGGGCAACACGACGCGGCCATACCCGACGCGCCGCGAGATCGAAGAGAGCGGCATGCTCGCAGGCACCGAACTCGTCTACGTGCGCAGCCCGCTGGACGCCTACTTCATCCAGGTGAACGGCTCGGCGAAACTGTGGCTCGAAGACGGCAGCGTGATGTACCTCGGCTACAGCGGCACCAACGGGCGCGAGTACACAGGATTGGGCGCGACGATGATCAAACGCGGCATCGTCGATCCCAGCCGCGTCGGCCTGCCATTCATCAAGGATTACTACAAGGCGCACCCGCAGGAAGTGCTCGACATGATCCGCGACAACGACCGGTACGTCTTCTTCACCGCGTACGAGTCGAGCAAGTGGCCGGCGGGTTCGCTGGGCTATCGCGTGACGGAGAAGCGCACCATCGCGACGGATAAGGAAGTGTTCCCGCGCGGCGGGGCGGTGATTGTCGATACGCGCATTCCCACGTTCGGCCGCACGTTCGAGCCGTTCACGCAACTCATGTTCGACCAGGACACGGGCGGCGCGATCAAGGCGCCGGGCCGCGGCGATCTGTACATGGGCGAAGGCGCTGCGGCGGGACTCATCGCCGGGCGGCAATACCAGGAAGGCCGGCTGTACTACCTCTTCCTGAAGGAATCGACGCTGCAGGCGGATGCGGGCGCGCGGCGCTAA
- a CDS encoding SpoIIE family protein phosphatase produces the protein MPEILSLIIDALRDLLGADRATVFQYDPQRHELYSRVAHGLDESAQRELRFAVDKGLAGECCVKRRIISVPDCYSDPRFSDAVDRRTGYRTRNLLCIPLVATDGATVGVAQVLNKHEGAFTAADEFIAEALAMQAAVALQRATLFEAKLRQEKLDQDIALAQRMQEATWPTHVPQPEGYEIAVYLQPAEETGGDACDVFAVPGAGAVLFIADATGHGIGPALSVTQARAMARVAMRCGVGLEQAVRHINAQLCEDLPPGRFITAFLGRLDSDAHTIEFHSAGQGPLLHIHAATGAADSAEATGLPMGIMPFGVVDGVELGRVQMAPGDVYAVLSDGFFEAQDAAGRQFGTHAVVEVIAASLDCSAEKIIERLVEALGKHGGSRPPDDDRTALIVRRLPIDPSVSQESMGPL, from the coding sequence GTGCCCGAAATCCTCTCGCTCATCATCGACGCCCTGCGCGACCTGCTCGGCGCCGACCGGGCGACCGTCTTCCAGTACGACCCGCAGCGGCACGAACTCTATTCGCGGGTGGCCCACGGGCTGGATGAGTCGGCCCAGCGCGAGCTGCGCTTTGCCGTGGATAAGGGGCTCGCCGGCGAGTGCTGCGTCAAGCGGCGCATCATCAGCGTCCCCGACTGTTATTCCGACCCGCGCTTCAGCGACGCCGTGGACCGGCGCACCGGTTATCGCACGCGCAACCTGCTGTGCATCCCCCTCGTGGCGACGGATGGCGCGACGGTGGGTGTCGCGCAGGTGCTCAACAAGCACGAGGGCGCCTTCACCGCCGCCGATGAGTTCATCGCCGAGGCGCTCGCCATGCAGGCGGCGGTCGCGCTCCAGCGGGCCACGCTATTTGAAGCCAAACTGCGGCAGGAGAAACTCGATCAGGACATCGCCCTTGCCCAGCGCATGCAGGAAGCCACCTGGCCTACGCACGTGCCCCAGCCCGAAGGGTACGAGATCGCCGTCTACCTCCAGCCCGCCGAGGAGACAGGCGGCGATGCGTGCGATGTGTTTGCTGTGCCCGGCGCCGGCGCGGTGCTCTTCATCGCCGACGCGACCGGACACGGCATCGGCCCGGCGCTGAGCGTGACCCAGGCCCGCGCGATGGCGCGCGTCGCCATGCGCTGCGGCGTGGGGCTCGAGCAGGCGGTGCGCCACATCAACGCGCAGCTCTGCGAAGACCTCCCGCCGGGCCGGTTCATCACCGCCTTTCTCGGCCGGCTCGACTCCGATGCCCACACCATCGAGTTTCACTCCGCGGGCCAGGGGCCGCTGCTGCACATCCACGCCGCAACCGGCGCCGCCGATTCAGCGGAAGCGACCGGCCTGCCGATGGGCATCATGCCCTTTGGCGTCGTCGATGGAGTCGAACTCGGCCGGGTCCAGATGGCGCCCGGCGACGTCTACGCGGTACTTTCCGACGGCTTCTTCGAAGCGCAGGATGCCGCCGGGCGGCAGTTCGGCACGCACGCCGTGGTCGAGGTGATTGCCGCCAGTCTCGACTGCAGCGCCGAAAAAATCATCGAGCGGCTCGTCGAAGCGCTCGGCAAACACGGTGGAAGCCGCCCGCCCGATGACGACCGCACCGCGCTGATCGTGCGCCGATTGCCGATCGATCCGAGTGTTTCGCAGGAGTCGATGGGGCCGCTATGA
- a CDS encoding DNA-directed RNA polymerase subunit omega, translating into MIEALKDDELMRKVGGKFRLASMIQRRWCQLMDGARPLVERAGRTDLEIVVEEIRQGLLTYERLTASEMGAAPAEVL; encoded by the coding sequence ATGATCGAAGCGCTCAAGGATGATGAACTGATGCGGAAGGTCGGCGGCAAGTTTCGCCTCGCCTCGATGATTCAGCGCCGCTGGTGCCAGTTGATGGATGGCGCCCGCCCGCTGGTTGAGCGCGCCGGCCGGACCGACCTCGAAATCGTGGTCGAGGAGATCCGCCAGGGATTGCTGACCTACGAGCGTCTCACGGCCTCCGAGATGGGCGCCGCGCCCGCCGAAGTGCTCTGA
- a CDS encoding NADH-quinone oxidoreductase subunit D, whose protein sequence is MSTTEHEIDFKVPRTTDFDGQTEGPGSNGFDPAHQVALSGIELEDVQTEEMLVNMGPQHPATHGVLRVVLRTDGELVLEAVPHLGYLHRCAEKIGESIPYYKYIPYTDRMDYVAGMNENWAFCIAVERLAEIEVPRRAEFIRVIVGELQRIASHLVSFGTYGLDMGAFTPFLYAFREREYILDLFEMLCGARLTYSYYTIGGLTQDVPDGWLDKLTEFLNYFEPKIKEYNDLLSYNRIFTIRTGNVGVLSKELAIAYGCSGPVIRGSGIPYDLRRDKPFSVYPELEFDVCVGTGTYGTVGDCWDRYWVRMLEMKESVKIIRQCLKMIPDPSDDSATGGRHRVKLPKNFKPDPGEVYVEMDNPRGVLGFFIESQGQTQPYRVKARSGAFCNLSVLPELCGNVLLADVPAIIGSIDIVMGQVDR, encoded by the coding sequence ATGAGCACGACCGAACACGAGATCGACTTCAAGGTTCCCCGCACCACCGATTTTGACGGCCAAACGGAAGGGCCCGGCAGCAACGGGTTCGATCCGGCGCACCAGGTGGCGCTTTCGGGGATCGAACTCGAGGACGTCCAGACCGAGGAAATGCTCGTCAACATGGGGCCTCAGCACCCGGCCACGCACGGCGTGCTCCGCGTCGTCCTGCGAACCGACGGCGAACTCGTCCTCGAGGCCGTGCCGCACCTGGGCTACCTCCACCGCTGCGCCGAGAAGATCGGCGAGAGCATCCCGTACTACAAGTACATCCCCTACACCGACCGCATGGACTACGTCGCGGGGATGAACGAGAACTGGGCCTTCTGCATCGCCGTCGAGAGGCTCGCCGAGATCGAAGTGCCGCGCCGCGCCGAGTTCATCCGCGTCATCGTCGGCGAACTCCAGCGCATCGCCAGCCACCTGGTCTCTTTCGGCACCTACGGCCTGGACATGGGCGCCTTTACGCCGTTTCTCTACGCCTTCCGCGAGCGCGAGTACATTCTCGACCTGTTCGAGATGCTCTGCGGCGCCCGCCTGACGTACTCGTACTACACCATCGGCGGGCTCACGCAGGATGTGCCCGACGGCTGGCTCGACAAACTCACCGAGTTTCTCAACTACTTCGAGCCCAAGATCAAAGAGTACAACGACCTGCTCAGTTACAACCGCATCTTCACCATCCGCACCGGCAACGTCGGCGTGCTGAGCAAGGAACTCGCGATCGCCTACGGCTGCTCGGGCCCGGTCATCCGCGGCAGCGGCATTCCCTACGACCTTCGCCGCGACAAGCCGTTCTCCGTCTACCCCGAACTCGAGTTTGACGTCTGCGTCGGCACGGGAACGTACGGCACGGTCGGCGACTGCTGGGACCGCTACTGGGTGCGCATGCTCGAGATGAAAGAGTCGGTCAAGATCATCCGCCAGTGTCTGAAGATGATTCCCGATCCTTCGGATGACAGCGCCACCGGCGGGCGCCACCGCGTGAAACTGCCCAAGAACTTCAAGCCCGATCCGGGCGAAGTCTACGTCGAAATGGACAACCCGCGCGGCGTGCTGGGCTTCTTCATCGAGAGCCAGGGCCAGACTCAGCCCTATCGCGTTAAGGCGCGCAGCGGCGCGTTCTGCAACTTGAGCGTGCTGCCGGAACTCTGCGGCAACGTCCTGCTGGCGGATGTGCCGGCGATCATCGGCTCGATCGACATCGTCATGGGTCAGGTGGACAGGTAA
- the eno gene encoding phosphopyruvate hydratase, whose protein sequence is MSFEIESIEARQILDSRGNPTVEVDVQLIGGALGRAAVPSGASTGENEACELRDGDKSIYGGKSVLNAVANVNDRIAPELIGYDGREQQFLDRLLIEMDGTENKSSLGANAILGVSMAVSKAAAAQCQLPLYRYLGGGAARTLPVPMLNILNGGKHADNTVDFQEFMIQPWGFDDFDSALRAGVEIYHQLKKVLAKRGLSTAVGDEGGFAPDLKTNEEALGIIEEATEKAGYKWGEQIFVALDPATSELWNEAAQRGKKGYCFFKSNPEEILSSDDMIGIWSDWCSKYPIRSLEDGLAEGDWSGWARLTAKLGEKVQLVGDDLFVTNPKFVQRGLDENCANAVLVKVNQIGTISETFDAVGLAMRNGYAAVMSHRSGETEDATIADLAVATNCGQIKTGAPCRSDRTAKYNQLLRIAGELGGTAVYGASTWRRG, encoded by the coding sequence ATGTCATTCGAAATCGAATCCATCGAAGCCCGCCAGATTCTCGACTCGCGCGGCAATCCGACCGTCGAAGTCGACGTGCAGCTCATCGGCGGCGCGCTCGGCCGCGCTGCCGTGCCCAGCGGCGCTTCCACTGGCGAAAACGAAGCCTGCGAACTGCGCGACGGCGACAAGAGCATCTACGGCGGCAAGTCCGTCCTCAACGCCGTCGCCAACGTCAACGACCGCATTGCGCCCGAACTCATCGGCTATGACGGCCGCGAGCAGCAGTTCCTCGACCGCCTGCTCATCGAGATGGACGGCACCGAGAACAAGTCCAGCCTCGGCGCCAACGCCATTCTCGGCGTCTCCATGGCCGTCTCCAAGGCCGCCGCGGCCCAGTGCCAGCTGCCGCTCTACCGCTACCTCGGCGGCGGCGCCGCGCGCACGCTGCCCGTGCCGATGCTCAACATCCTCAATGGCGGCAAGCACGCCGACAACACCGTGGACTTCCAGGAGTTCATGATCCAGCCGTGGGGCTTTGATGACTTCGACTCCGCGCTCCGCGCCGGCGTCGAGATCTACCACCAGCTCAAGAAGGTGCTCGCCAAGCGCGGCCTGTCAACCGCCGTCGGCGATGAGGGCGGCTTCGCGCCCGATCTCAAGACCAACGAGGAGGCGCTGGGCATCATCGAAGAAGCGACCGAGAAGGCCGGCTACAAGTGGGGCGAGCAGATCTTCGTCGCTCTCGATCCCGCCACGAGCGAATTGTGGAATGAAGCTGCCCAGCGCGGCAAGAAGGGCTACTGCTTCTTCAAGAGCAACCCCGAGGAGATTCTCAGCAGCGATGACATGATCGGCATCTGGTCCGACTGGTGCAGCAAGTACCCCATTCGCTCACTCGAGGACGGCCTGGCCGAAGGCGACTGGTCCGGCTGGGCCCGCCTCACTGCAAAACTCGGCGAGAAGGTTCAGCTCGTCGGCGATGATCTTTTCGTCACCAATCCGAAGTTCGTCCAGCGCGGCCTCGATGAGAACTGCGCCAACGCCGTGCTCGTCAAGGTGAACCAGATCGGCACGATCAGCGAGACCTTCGACGCCGTCGGCCTGGCGATGCGCAACGGCTACGCCGCCGTGATGAGCCACCGCAGCGGCGAAACGGAAGATGCGACCATCGCCGATCTCGCCGTGGCCACCAACTGCGGCCAGATCAAGACCGGCGCGCCGTGCCGAAGCGATCGCACCGCCAAGTATAACCAGTTGCTCCGCATCGCCGGCGAACTCGGCGGCACGGCCGTCTACGGCGCCTCGACGTGGCGCCGCGGATGA
- a CDS encoding prepilin-type N-terminal cleavage/methylation domain-containing protein: MHECRTSAHRSVRRAFTLIELLVVISIIALLIGLLLPSLHRARYAAKETKCLSQLRQIGQAQYAYSTFYKEYFAPGYLTDNRSLLLEHSWYRGLKEFTSGNEYMWDCDIAPERYPTYAGFDDIIPGFEKLKWKEANYGIPVYSFGFNYYGRDTPAGAMGLSHEPGLNYGANSEQRNMSPCRTDFVKRPDTFAMAGDMNNVGINTRRESDIRRIGFHGCYFVQCQNTAHGNVEPGHEQERNDAATNQWIFGDGHAKKMTYLDVYETKGRMFRRDGGWSALDRGP; encoded by the coding sequence ATGCACGAGTGTCGCACAAGTGCGCATCGCAGCGTCCGCCGCGCCTTTACGCTCATTGAACTGCTCGTGGTGATCTCCATCATCGCGCTGCTCATCGGGCTGCTGCTGCCTTCGCTGCATCGCGCCCGGTATGCGGCCAAGGAGACCAAGTGCCTGAGCCAGTTGCGGCAGATCGGCCAGGCGCAGTATGCGTACTCGACGTTCTACAAGGAGTACTTCGCACCGGGCTATCTCACCGACAATCGCAGCCTGCTGCTCGAACACTCGTGGTACCGCGGGCTCAAGGAGTTCACCTCCGGCAATGAGTACATGTGGGACTGCGACATCGCGCCGGAGCGCTATCCGACTTATGCGGGGTTCGACGACATCATTCCGGGATTCGAAAAGCTGAAGTGGAAGGAAGCGAACTACGGCATTCCGGTGTATTCATTTGGCTTCAACTACTATGGCCGCGACACACCCGCCGGCGCCATGGGGCTGAGCCACGAGCCGGGATTGAATTACGGAGCCAACTCCGAGCAGCGCAACATGTCGCCGTGCCGGACGGATTTTGTCAAGCGACCTGACACGTTCGCCATGGCCGGCGACATGAACAACGTGGGTATCAACACGCGGCGCGAGTCAGACATCCGCCGCATCGGATTCCACGGCTGCTATTTCGTGCAGTGCCAGAACACGGCGCACGGCAATGTCGAGCCCGGCCACGAGCAGGAGCGCAACGACGCCGCCACGAATCAGTGGATCTTCGGCGACGGACACGCCAAGAAGATGACCTATCTCGACGTCTACGAGACCAAGGGCCGCATGTTCCGCCGCGACGGCGGGTGGAGCGCGCTCGATCGCGGGCCGTGA
- a CDS encoding PEP-CTERM sorting domain-containing protein — MRSQVCAALAAGVIGSISSLAAADIINIQGDPSNSSEGFGNFSGLIQYEFQSGDTGLLDIQLTNTSDPLLGGFITGFVFNIGAPRYSQADTAALLFSTHPSIVNIPGPGVNAMPFGYFNAGAGIGGQFEGGGSPNTGIGVGSSGAFQFEVTSDFASTLTASSFIDGPNEFNFVVRFRGFANGGSDKVPVPAPASAALLGIGAVAVGARRRRSN, encoded by the coding sequence ATGCGTTCACAAGTGTGCGCGGCTCTCGCAGCCGGCGTGATCGGTTCCATCAGTTCGCTGGCGGCGGCCGACATCATCAACATCCAGGGGGATCCGAGCAACAGCTCTGAGGGATTCGGGAACTTCTCAGGCCTCATCCAGTACGAGTTCCAGTCCGGCGACACCGGCCTGCTCGACATCCAGTTGACCAACACGAGCGATCCCCTGCTGGGCGGCTTCATCACTGGTTTCGTGTTCAACATCGGCGCGCCCCGGTACAGCCAGGCTGATACCGCGGCGCTGCTGTTCTCTACGCATCCTTCCATCGTGAACATCCCTGGCCCAGGCGTCAACGCCATGCCGTTCGGCTACTTCAACGCCGGCGCAGGCATTGGCGGCCAGTTCGAAGGCGGCGGCAGCCCGAACACGGGCATCGGCGTCGGTTCGAGCGGTGCGTTTCAGTTCGAGGTGACCTCCGACTTCGCCAGCACGCTCACCGCGTCCAGTTTCATCGACGGACCCAACGAATTCAATTTCGTTGTCCGGTTCCGCGGCTTTGCCAACGGCGGCTCGGACAAGGTCCCCGTGCCGGCGCCGGCTTCGGCGGCCCTGCTGGGAATCGGCGCCGTCGCCGTCGGTGCGCGGCGTCGCCGGTCGAACTGA